A window of Corallococcus macrosporus DSM 14697 contains these coding sequences:
- a CDS encoding phosphoenolpyruvate carboxykinase (GTP) has translation MASTQVAAEGQQAPTKNPTLLAWVAKMAEMTQPDRIVWCDGSEAEKKRLTDQAVQEGILIPLNPEKRPNSYLHRSNPNDVARVEHLTFICTPNKTDAGPTNNWMEPEAAYTKLGNLFSGCMKGRTMYVVPYAMGPIGSPFTKLGVEITDSIYVVLNMRIMARMGKQALDMLGDSDDFNRGLHSTGDVDPDRRYICHFPQDNTIWSFGSGYGGNVLLGKKCLALRIGSYLGREEGWMAEHMLILGVTSPKGETTYVAAAFPSACGKTNFAMMIPPAEYKGWKIETVGDDIAWMHPGPDGRLYAINPEAGYFGVVPGTNYKTNPNAMESIAKDTIFTNVAMTPDGDVWWEGKDGEVPEELTDWQGRPWKKGSTEKAAHPNSRFTAPMSNNPALSPKANDPTGVPISAIIFGGRRSNTVPLVLQAFNWTHGVFLGATMGSETTAAATGKVGVVRRDPMAMLPFCGYHMGDYLQHWLDMQKHIAQLPKIFQVNWFRQDKNGKFMWPGFGENMRVLEWIVNRVHGRVPTQETLLGWVPRADEGLNLKGLDLASDVVTEVTSIKEDEWKSELKSQEVFFEQLGTKAPDALMLQRKLLMARLDH, from the coding sequence ATGGCTTCGACGCAAGTTGCGGCGGAGGGCCAGCAGGCCCCCACGAAAAACCCCACGCTCCTCGCCTGGGTGGCCAAGATGGCCGAGATGACCCAGCCGGACCGCATCGTCTGGTGTGACGGGTCCGAGGCGGAGAAGAAGCGCCTGACGGACCAGGCGGTGCAGGAGGGCATCCTCATCCCGCTGAACCCGGAGAAGCGCCCCAACAGCTACCTCCACCGCTCCAACCCGAACGACGTGGCGCGCGTGGAGCACCTCACGTTCATCTGTACGCCGAACAAGACGGACGCGGGCCCCACCAACAACTGGATGGAGCCCGAGGCCGCCTACACCAAGCTGGGCAACCTGTTCAGCGGGTGCATGAAGGGCCGCACCATGTATGTGGTGCCCTACGCCATGGGCCCCATCGGCAGCCCCTTCACCAAGCTGGGCGTGGAGATCACGGACAGCATCTACGTCGTGCTGAACATGCGCATCATGGCGCGCATGGGGAAGCAGGCGCTGGACATGCTGGGTGACAGCGACGACTTCAACCGCGGCCTGCACAGCACCGGCGACGTGGACCCCGACCGCCGCTACATCTGCCACTTCCCCCAGGACAACACCATCTGGAGCTTCGGCTCCGGCTATGGCGGCAACGTGCTGCTGGGCAAGAAGTGCCTCGCGCTGCGCATCGGCAGCTACCTGGGCCGCGAGGAAGGCTGGATGGCCGAGCACATGCTCATCCTGGGCGTCACCAGCCCCAAGGGTGAGACGACCTACGTCGCCGCCGCCTTCCCGTCCGCGTGTGGCAAGACGAACTTCGCCATGATGATTCCGCCCGCCGAGTACAAGGGCTGGAAGATTGAGACGGTCGGCGACGACATCGCGTGGATGCACCCCGGCCCGGACGGCCGCCTGTACGCCATCAACCCGGAGGCCGGCTACTTCGGCGTGGTGCCCGGCACCAACTACAAGACGAACCCCAACGCGATGGAGTCCATCGCCAAGGACACCATCTTCACCAACGTGGCCATGACGCCGGACGGCGACGTGTGGTGGGAGGGCAAGGACGGCGAGGTCCCCGAGGAGCTCACCGACTGGCAGGGCCGCCCCTGGAAGAAGGGCAGCACGGAGAAGGCGGCGCACCCCAACAGCCGCTTCACCGCGCCCATGTCCAACAACCCGGCGCTGAGCCCCAAGGCCAATGACCCGACGGGCGTGCCCATCTCCGCCATCATCTTCGGAGGCCGCCGCTCCAACACCGTCCCGCTGGTGCTCCAGGCCTTCAACTGGACGCACGGCGTGTTCCTGGGCGCCACCATGGGCAGCGAGACGACGGCCGCCGCCACCGGCAAGGTCGGCGTCGTGCGCCGCGACCCCATGGCCATGCTGCCCTTCTGCGGCTACCACATGGGTGACTACCTCCAGCACTGGCTGGACATGCAGAAGCACATCGCGCAGCTCCCCAAGATCTTCCAGGTCAACTGGTTCCGCCAGGACAAGAACGGCAAGTTCATGTGGCCGGGCTTCGGCGAGAACATGCGCGTGCTGGAGTGGATCGTGAACCGCGTCCACGGCCGCGTCCCCACCCAGGAGACGCTGCTGGGCTGGGTGCCCCGCGCCGACGAGGGCCTCAACCTCAAGGGCCTGGACCTCGCCTCCGACGTGGTGACGGAAGTCACGTCCATCAAGGAGGACGAGTGGAAGTCCGAGCTCAAGAGCCAGGAGGTCTTCTTCGAGCAGCTCGGCACCAAGGCGCCGGACGCGCTCATGCTCCAGCGCAAGCTGCTGATGGCGCGCCTGGACCACTGA
- a CDS encoding SLC13 family permease has translation MTIAIVLGVVVIALVLFSFDTLPIEVSSLVVVCLLALTGVLTPAQAFEGFSNDTVIFIFTLLAMTEGLASTGVVQLVGQRLAFFARFGHQTFVMAMMVAVAVFSSIISNTVTTAAFLPVAIGAAQRAKVPKSKVLLPLAYASMLGGMVFLYGTSTNLVMSAALQRAGLPGIGVTELAPVGLPLAIIGIIGVVLLAPWLLPAREGRGGMEDWTLRDYLTEAVLPPDSRYVGKELGDISEGLGLRVIGIIRDGGALPAVPGYRLRGDERLLIEGNREAILRVKDLRGIAIRPDVRLSDEELRDKDSILIEASVPPGSPLVGRSLKETLFVERYGMVALALHRKPAIQRVTKLQLLGRIFGERSLSMLPLSVGDVLLLRGARDRVDELARGGNLTVLSGHEYQPPRYGKALLAVVLFLGALVAGSLNVVPLSVAGLTGMLLMIATGCVDSRTAFRVDWRVVLLIGSMMALGLAMEVSGAGAFIGDKVAALGAYGGPRMVMVLLMVLTIVLSAPMSNQAAALVVLPVALNAAQQLGLDARPFAMAVTLAASCSFITPLEPSCVLVYGPGHYRFTDFFRLGTPLTTVLVVLLAVAVPWVWPLEKGASAAPRPAVGLRAPPGP, from the coding sequence ATGACCATCGCCATCGTCCTGGGTGTCGTCGTCATCGCACTGGTGCTGTTCTCGTTCGACACGCTGCCCATCGAGGTCAGCTCGCTCGTGGTGGTGTGCCTGCTGGCGCTGACGGGGGTGCTCACGCCCGCGCAGGCCTTCGAGGGGTTCAGCAACGACACCGTCATCTTCATCTTCACGCTGCTCGCGATGACGGAGGGGCTCGCCTCCACGGGCGTGGTCCAGTTGGTGGGCCAACGGTTGGCCTTCTTCGCCCGCTTCGGCCACCAGACCTTCGTCATGGCGATGATGGTGGCGGTGGCGGTGTTCTCCTCCATCATCTCCAACACGGTGACGACGGCGGCCTTCCTGCCGGTGGCCATTGGGGCGGCGCAGCGGGCCAAGGTGCCCAAGAGCAAGGTGCTGCTGCCGCTGGCGTACGCCTCCATGCTGGGCGGCATGGTGTTCCTGTACGGCACCTCCACCAACCTGGTGATGTCCGCCGCGCTGCAGCGGGCGGGCTTGCCGGGCATCGGCGTGACGGAGCTGGCGCCGGTGGGGCTGCCGCTGGCCATCATCGGCATCATCGGCGTGGTGCTGCTGGCGCCGTGGCTGCTGCCCGCGCGCGAGGGCCGCGGCGGCATGGAGGACTGGACGCTGCGCGACTACCTCACGGAGGCGGTGCTGCCCCCGGACTCGCGCTACGTGGGCAAGGAGCTGGGGGACATCTCCGAGGGGCTGGGGCTGCGCGTCATCGGCATCATCCGCGACGGCGGGGCCCTGCCCGCGGTGCCGGGCTACCGGCTGCGCGGCGACGAGCGGCTGCTCATCGAAGGCAACCGCGAGGCGATTCTGCGGGTGAAGGACCTGCGCGGCATCGCCATCCGCCCGGACGTGCGGCTGTCCGACGAGGAGCTGCGCGACAAGGACTCCATCCTCATCGAAGCCAGCGTGCCGCCCGGCAGTCCGCTGGTGGGGCGGAGCCTGAAGGAGACGCTCTTCGTGGAGCGCTACGGCATGGTGGCGCTGGCCCTGCACCGCAAGCCCGCCATCCAGCGCGTCACCAAGCTCCAGCTCCTGGGCCGCATCTTCGGGGAGCGCTCGCTGTCCATGCTGCCGCTGTCGGTGGGAGACGTGCTGCTCCTGCGCGGCGCCAGGGACAGGGTGGACGAGCTGGCGCGGGGCGGCAACCTGACGGTGCTCAGCGGCCACGAGTACCAGCCCCCGCGCTACGGCAAGGCGCTGCTGGCGGTGGTGCTGTTCCTGGGCGCGCTGGTGGCGGGGTCGCTGAACGTGGTGCCGCTGTCGGTGGCGGGCCTCACCGGCATGCTGCTGATGATCGCCACCGGCTGCGTGGACTCGCGCACCGCGTTCCGCGTGGACTGGCGCGTGGTGCTGCTCATCGGCTCCATGATGGCGCTGGGCCTGGCCATGGAGGTGAGCGGCGCGGGCGCCTTCATCGGGGACAAGGTGGCGGCGCTGGGCGCGTATGGCGGCCCGCGCATGGTGATGGTGCTGCTGATGGTGCTGACCATCGTCCTGTCCGCGCCCATGAGCAACCAGGCCGCGGCGCTGGTGGTGCTGCCGGTGGCGCTCAACGCCGCGCAGCAGCTCGGCCTGGACGCGCGGCCCTTCGCCATGGCGGTGACGCTGGCGGCGAGCTGCTCGTTCATCACCCCGCTGGAGCCAAGCTGCGTGCTCGTGTACGGCCCGGGGCACTACCGCT